A window of the Brassica napus cultivar Da-Ae chromosome A2, Da-Ae, whole genome shotgun sequence genome harbors these coding sequences:
- the LOC125585152 gene encoding uncharacterized protein LOC125585152, translating into MTETINHIFMVLKQVLEHFWTNFFLDIYHTNQQNILIRSLSLKKQKGDSSSKKRSANKALDDSSSAKRPANVSRQEGSSSGTGEKDFQSLIVEKLRALLKEKGLPTKGRKDELIARLKDAN; encoded by the exons ATGACTGAAACTATTAACCATATTTTCATGGTTCTGAAGCAAGTACTAGAACACTT CtggaccaatttttttttggatatttacCACACAAACCAGCAAAACATACTAATCAGATCTCTCTCGTTAAAGAAGCAAAAGGGAGATTCTAGTTCTAAAAAGAG GTCTGCAAATAAGGCTCTGGACGACAGCAGCTCAGCTAAAAGACCTGCTAATGTATCTAGACAAG AAGGGTCAAGCAGTGGTACAGGAGAAAAAGACTTTCAGTCTTTGATTGTGGAGAAGCTCCGTGCCCTTCTCAAGGAGAAAGGCCTTCCAACAAAAGGAAGAAAG GATGAGCTCATTGCGCGTCTGAAGGATGCCAACTGA
- the LOC106382902 gene encoding CBS domain-containing protein CBSCBSPB1 — MANQDRSSRRSLTVTTSSLHGKNKSMDISERGLDTGRRSLNISRSTLGLTGGERTVKRLRLSKALTVPATTTIYEACKRMASRKVDALLLTDSNEMLCGILTDKDIATRVISQEINVEETPVSKVMTRNPMFVLSETLAVEALQKMVLGKFRHLPVVENGEVIALLDIAKCLYDAIARMERAAEKGKAIAAAVEGVERSWGTNTSVPNNFIETLRDRMFRPSLSTLIPDDSKVLKVSPDDTVLTVAKKMVEFQLSCAVVMVEDKLRGIFTSKDILMRVVAENLPPSETTVEQVMTENPESTSVDTPIVEALHIMHEGKFLHLPVTEKEGDVVAVVDVIHVTHAAVATAGTTAGIGNEETNTMMQKFWDSAMELSPNEEDEDTRSESSLKVASEAETGRSLPLANTFSFKIEDKNHRMHRFISDTRSLTEVVTAILQRVGSDIDPDNLPQILYEDEDHDKVLLASDSDLQAAIDHAKSIGWKSLRLYLDDSKGGKGRRRAKVSGESMEFVHTDAWAAAYSGVAAGAALVAGLGFMAYLKRAGQ, encoded by the exons ATGGCTAACCAAGACCGGTCATCGAGACGGAGCTTAACCGTCACGACTTCGTCATTGCACGGGAAGAACAAATCCATGGACATCAGCGAACGAGGCCTCGACACTGGCCGGAGATCTCTTAATATTTCACGTTCCACTTT GGGTTTAACAGGAGGGGAGAGAACTGTCAAACGTTTAAGGCTATCGAAAGCTCTTACAGTACCTGCAACTACAACTATTTACGAAGCCTGTAAAAGAATGGCGTCTCGCAAAGTTGACGCCTTGTTGTTGACTGACTCTAACGAAATGCTCTGTGGGATTCTCACTGACAAG GACATAGCTACAAGAGTGATCTCACAGGAGATTAATGTCGAGGAAACACCTGTTTCCAAGGTTATGACTAGGAACCCAATGTTTGTTCTTTCGGAAACACTTGCTGTTGAGGCTCTTCAAAAGATGGTCTTAG GTAAATTCAGACATCTGCCTGTTGTTGAAAACGGCGAAGTCATTGCTTTGTTAGATATAGCAAAGTGTCTGTACGATGCGATTGCTCGTATGGAGAGGGCAGCTGAGAAAGGTAAAGCAATAGCTGCTGCCGTTGAAGGTGTTGAAAGAAGTTGGGGAACAAACACTTCAG tTCCTAACAACTTCATTGAGACGCTACGAGACCGGATGTTTAGACCTTCTTTGTCAACGCTTATACCAGATGATTCAAA GGTTTTGAAAGTCTCACCAGACGATACAGTGTTGACTGTAGCAAAGAAGATGGTTGAGTTTCAGTTAAGCTGTGCAGTTGTGATGGTCGAGGACAAGCTTCGAGGGATTTTTAC TTCTAAGGATATACTGATGCGAGTTGTGGCTGAGAATCTTCCTCCATCTGAGACTACAGTGGAACAG GTTATGACTGAGAATCCAGAATCTACGTCAGTTGACACACCAATCGTTGAAGCTCTGCACATCATGCACGAGGGGAAGTTCTTACACCTTCCTGTTACAGAAAAAG AAGGAGATGTAGTTGCAGTTGTTGATGTAATTCATGTAACTCACGCTGCTGTCGCCACA GCTGGAACTACTGCGGGAATAGGTAATGAGGAGACGAACACGATGATGCAGAAGTTTTGGGATTCGGCAATGGAGTTATCTCCTAATGAGGAAGATGAGGACACGAGAAG TGAGAGCTCCTTGAAAGTTGCTTCTGAAGCTGAGACAGGGAGATCACTCCCTTTGGCAAATACATTTTCTTTCAAGATCGAAGACAAGAACCACAGAATGCACAGATTCATTAGTG ACACTCGTAGTTTGACAGAAGTAGTAACCGCTATCCTTCAGAGAGTAGGGAGTGATATCGATCCAGACAACTTACCTCAAATTTTG TATGAAGACGAAGACCATGATAAAGTGTTGTTGGCTTCAGATAGTGATCTTCAAGCAGCCATAGACCATGCCAAATCAATTGGCTGGAAG AGTCTGAGATTATATTTGGATGATTCAAAAGGAggtaaaggaagaagaagagcaaaagTATCAGGAGAATCAATGGAGTTTGTACATACAGACGCTTGGGCTGCTGCTTACAGTGGAGTTGCAGCTGGTGCAGCATtagtagctggtcttggttttaTGGCTTATCTCAAGAGAGCCGGACAGTGA
- the LOC106382903 gene encoding gamma carbonic anhydrase-like 1, mitochondrial, with amino-acid sequence MATSIARFSRRALTPNPIRRFFATSAALATNTEAPKPKLTVSPSPDRAKWDYRGQRQIIPLGQWLPKVAVDAYVAPNVVLAGQVTVWDGSSVWNGAVLRGDLNKITLGFCANVQERCVVHAAWSSPTGLPAETLIDRYVTVGAYSLLRSCTIEPECIIGQHSILMEGSLVETRSILEAGSVVPPGRRIPSGELWGGNPARFIRTLTNEETLEISKLAVAINHLSGDYFSEFLPYSTVYLEVEKFKKSLGIAV; translated from the exons ATGGCGACTTCAATAGCTCGATTCTCTCGAAGAGCTCTAACTCCCAACCCGATCCGTCGCTTCTTCGCCACTTCCGCGGCGCTCGCGACGAACACGGAGGCGCCGAAGCCAAAACTGACTGTATCACCGTCGCCGGATCGTGCGAAATGGGACTACAGAGGACAGAGGCAGATCATCCCTCTGGGACAGTGGCTTCCCAAGGTAGCCGTCGACGCCTACGTGGCGCCCAACGTGGTATTAGCCGGTCAGGTCACGGTCTGGGACGGCTCTTCCGTGTGGAACGGCGCCGTTTTGCGAGGCGATCTCAACAAGATCACTTTGGGGTTTTGCGCGAATGTTCAGGAACGGTGTGTTGTCCACGCCGCGTGGTCTTCACCAACAG GATTACCAGCAGAGACGTTGATAGACAGGTACGTCACCGTGGGTGCATACAGTCTTCTAAGATCATGTACCATCGAACCAGAGTGCATCATAGGGCAACACTCGATACTAATGGAAGGTTCATTGGTCGAGACCCGGTCAATACTGGAAGCTGGTTCGGTTGTGCCACCGGGAAGAAGGATCCCATCAGGTGAGCTATGGGGAGGCAATCCAGCAAGGTTTATAAGAACGTTAACTAACGAAGAAACCTTGGAGATTTCGAAACTCGCTGTAGCCATCAACCATTTGAGCGGAGATTACTTCTCTGAGTTCTTGCCTTACTCCACTGTCTACTTAGAGGTAGAGAAGTTCAAGAAGTCCCTTGGTATCGCTGTTTAG
- the LOC106379069 gene encoding egg cell-secreted protein 1.4-like produces the protein MESKSRAIASLVLVVVLSVAGLMTPPVVVAHEQPPQSPINIEKCWSSIFNVNGCVLELYRSVFSGKFGNVGVACCKAFSTIDANCWPHMFPLNPFFPPLIKDNCAHIVLE, from the coding sequence ATGGAAAGCAAATCAAGAGCTATTGCCTCCTTAGTCCTAGTTGTAGTCTTAAGTGTTGCAGGTTTGATGACTCCACCAGTTGTAGTAGCTCATGAACAACCACCTCAGTCTCCTATCAACATAGAGAAATGTTGGTCATCTATATTTAACGTCAATGGGTGCGTACTCGAGCTCTACAGATCAGTATTCTCCGGAAAATTTGGCAATGTTGGAGTCGCATGTTGCAAAGCATTTTCAACCATTGATGCTAACTGTTGGCCTCATATGTTTCCATTGAACCCGTTCTTTCCACCTCTTATCAAAGACAATTGTGCACACATTGTTCTAGAGTGA
- the LOC106415513 gene encoding extensin-1-like has protein sequence MPNKFPQSCYKTPPPPPPMDEARELSTEEIMIPPPCYNTPPLPSPLDEARELSTEEIMFPPPCYKTTPPPPPVDEARELSTEEIMFPPPCYKTTPPPSPLDEARELSTEEIMFPPPCYKTTPPPPPVDEARELSTEEIMFPPPCYKTPPPPPPMDEARELSTEEIMFPPPCYKTPTPPLPMDEAREISTEEIMFPP, from the coding sequence ATGCCGAATAAGTTCCCCCAATCTTGTTATAAGACTCCTCCGCCACCACCACCGATGGATGAAGCAAGAGAGCTGTCCACGGAAGAAATTATGATCCCCCCACCTTGCTATAATACTCCTCCACTGCCATCACCATTGGATGAAGCAAGAGAGCTGTCCACGGAAGAAATCATGTTCCCTCCACCTTGTTATAAGACTACTCCACCGCCACCACCAGTGGATGAAGCAAGAGAGCTGTCTACGGAAGAAATCATGTTCCCCCCACCTTGTTATAAGACTACTCCACCTCCATCACCTCTGGATGAAGCAAGAGAGCTGTCCACGGAAGAAATCATGTTCCCCCCACCTTGTTATAAGACTACTCCGCCGCCACCACCGGTGGATGAAGCAAGAGAGCTGTCCACGGAAGAAATCATGTTCCCCCCACCTTGTTATAAGACTCCTCCACCGCCACCACCGATGGATGAAGCAAGAGAGCTGTCCACAGAAGAAATCATGTTCCCCCCACCCTGTTATAAGACTCCTACACCGCCACTACCGATGGATGAAGCAAGAGAGATCTCCACAGAAGAAATCATGTTCCCCCCATAA